In Populus alba chromosome 1, ASM523922v2, whole genome shotgun sequence, a single window of DNA contains:
- the LOC118032996 gene encoding uncharacterized protein: MSSEKPINSVSAAIQQSLQHISLGTLCKSIATWGLILLLLYTVLFNYPYSSQSMNRFALFKLKWPPLSTNNATTSANVTTTTPTSISHIVFAMVSSVNTWKHRKSYVESWWRPNVTRGYIFLDRDPSQGFHPWPSSSPPFRVNAPVKFRFNRRYETQVRIVRSIMETFMQGDKDVRWYVMADDDTVLFIDNLVEVLAKYNHSEYFYIGMNSESVSSNVNFAFEMAFGGAGYALSYPLAEALSTKLDACIQRYPNVHSSDYILQTCLADFGVPLTHHRGFHQIDLHGDISGLLSAHQQSPVLSLHHIDFVDPIFPSMNRSASVNHLMEAAKVDHSRLLEQTICYQRKNNWSFSTSWGYSAHIYENIHPRSFLLRPIETFIPWLRIFKPPFYMFNTRSLTNDPCDAPHEFFMESVEETRGNQVVTTYTRKSPRNLPPCSSSGNQSANHISKIQVFSSATTLKKAGLMECCDVEETADMNITHIKLRACMKDEDIA; encoded by the exons ATGTCTTCGGAGAAACCCATCAACAGTGTCAGTGCTGCAATTCAACAAAGCTTGCAACACATATCTCTTGGAACTCTATGCAAATCTATAGCCACTTGGGGGCTGATCCTTTTACTGCTCTACACTGTCTTGTTTAACTATCCTTACTCTAGCCAGTCTATGAATAGATTCGCTCTCTTTAAGCTCAAATGGCCACCACTCTCAACTAATAATGCAACTACTTCTGCGAATGTTACTACTACTACCCCTACAAGTATCAGCCACATTGTATTTGCCATGGTGAGTTCTGTGAACACATGGAAGCACAGGAAATCATATGTGGAATCATGGTGGAGACCAAATGTTACTCGAGGATATATTTTCCTTGATAGAGATCCCTCGCAAGGATTCCATCCTTGGCCCTCATCTTCTCCGCCTTTTCGCGTCAATGCACCTGTCAAATTTAGATTTAACCGCAGATATGAAACGCAGGTTAGAATAGTACGTTCAATCATGGAGACTTTTATGCAGGGAGATAAAGATGTTAGATGGTATGTAATGGCAGATGATGACACCGtcttatttattgataatttagtGGAGGTTCTGGCCAAGTATAATCATTCCGAGTACTTCTACATCGGAATGAATTCGGAAAGTGTTAGCTCGAATGTTAATTTCGCGTTCGAAATGGCATTTGGTGGAGCTGGGTATGCTTTGAGTTACCCTCTAGCAGAAGCTTTATCCACGAAGTTGGATGCGTGTATTCAACGATATCCAAATGTACATTCCAGTGACTATATTTTGCAGACGTGTTTGGCTGATTTTGGAGTTCCACTAACGCATCACAGAGGCTTTCACCAG ATTGATCTACATGGGGACATATCAGGCCTTCTATCAGCTCATCAGCAGTCTCCTGTCCTCTCCCTTCACCACATCGATTTCGTAGATCCAATCTTCCCCTCCATGAATCGCTCTGCGTCCGTGAACCATCTAATGGAGGCTGCAAAAGTCGATCATTCACGGCTGTTGGAACAAACTATCTGCTACCAAAGGAAAAACAACTGGTCCTTTTCTACCTCATGGGGCTACTCCGCTCACATATACGAAAATATACACCCCCGAAGCTTTCTACTGCGACCTATCGAGACGTTTATACCGTGGCTGAGGATTTTTAAGCCACCATTCTATATGTTCAACACTCGAAGTCTCACCAATGATCCATGCGATGCTCCTCATGAATTCTTCATGGAATCTGTCGAGGAAACCAGAGGGAACCAAGTTGTTACGACCTACACCCGAAAATCACCACGCAATTTGCCACCATGTTCATCAAGTGGCAATCAGTCTGCAAATCATATTTCCAAAATTCAAGTCTTTTCATCAgcaacaacattaaaaaag GCTGGACTGATGGAATGCTGCGACGTTGAAGAGACAGCAGACATGAATATCACACATATCAAGTTAAGGGCTTGTATGAAAGATGAAGACATTGCCTGA
- the LOC118032955 gene encoding phenylacetaldehyde reductase produces MSTGAGKIVCVTGASGYIASWIVKLLLSRGYTVKASVRDPNDPKKTQHLRALSGAQERLELVKANLLEEGSFDSIVEGCEGVFHTASPFYHDVKDPQAELLDPAVKGTLNVLGSCAKHPSIKRVVLTSSTAAVVFNGKHRTPDVVVDETWFSDPELCRESKLWYVLSKTLAEDAAWKFAKEKGMDMVAINPSMVIGPLLQPTLNTSAAAILSLIEGAQTFSNASFGWINVKDVANAHIQAFELSSASGRYCLVERVAHHSEVVKILRELYPDLQLPEKCADDKPYVPIYQVSKEKAKSLGIEFIPLEASIKETVESLKEKGFVSF; encoded by the exons ATGAGCACTGGAGCCGGAAAGATCGTGTGCGTGACTGGAGCCTCGGGTTATATAGCTTCATGGATAGTCAAGCTCCTCCTCTCACGTGGTTACACTGTCAAGGCCTCTGTTCGTGACCCAA ATGATCCCAAAAAGACACAACACTTGCGTGCACTCAGTGGAGCTCAGGAGAGACTTGAGCTGGTCAAAGCAAACTTATTGGAAGAAGGCTCCTTTGATTCTATTGTTGAAGGGTGTGAAGGTGTTTTCCACACTGCATCTCCTTTTTATCATGATGTCAAGGACCCACAG GCAGAGTTGCTTGATCCTGCAGTGAAAGGAACACTCAATGTCCTCGGCTCATGTGCAAAACACCCATCAATCAAACGAGTTGTTTTAACATCTTCTACTGCTGCAGTTGTTTTCAATGGGAAACATCGGACTCCAGATGTAGTAGTGGATGaaacttggttttcagatccTGAACTGTGTAGAGAGTCTAAG CTTTGGTACGTGCTTTCAAAGACATTGGCTGAGGATGCTGCATGGAaatttgcaaaagaaaagggtaTGGACATGGTTGCAATAAATCCATCAATGGTTATTGGTCCTCTCTTGCAGCCAACACTTAATACAAGTGCTGCAGCAATTTTAAGCCTGATAGAAG GAGCACAAACTTTCTCCAATGCATCTTTTGGATGGATAAATGTTAAAGATGTTGCCAATGCACACATACAAGCATTTGAGCTGTCATCAGCTAGCGGGAGATATTGTTTGGTTGAGAGAGTGGCACACCACTCAGAAGTAGTGAAGATTCTGCGAGAGCTTTATCCTGATCTCCAACTCCCCGAAAA GTGCGCCGATGATAAGCCATATGTGCCAATCTATCAGGTTTCCAAGGAAAAAGCCAAAAGCTTGGGTATTGAATTCATTCCTTTGGAAGCTAGCATCAAGGAAACCGTGGAAAGCTTGAAGGAGAAAggattcgtcagtttttga